In Halopseudomonas xinjiangensis, a single genomic region encodes these proteins:
- a CDS encoding LysR family transcriptional regulator: MDTANLTAFLAVAKSGSFSQAAEALHLTQPAVSKRIAALEQQLATRLFDRIGRHVSLTEAGRALLPRATLVLQTLDDTRRALSNLSSQVQGRLVLGTSHHIGLHRLPPVLRRYTSTYPDVALDIRFLDSEVAYDQVLHGDIELAVITLAPTLDEPVVARHIWDDPLDFVVSPEHPLADSGSVTLRQLGEYPAVFPGPSTFTHRVVSRLFQREGVTPQISMTTNYLETIKMMVSIGLAWSVLPRTMVDEQVKPVAVSNGEISRQLGCIWHSGRTLSNAGRALVELLQTDG; the protein is encoded by the coding sequence ATGGATACCGCCAACCTCACCGCATTCCTAGCCGTCGCCAAGAGCGGCTCGTTCTCTCAGGCAGCAGAAGCTCTCCACCTTACCCAGCCCGCGGTGAGCAAGCGTATAGCCGCGCTGGAACAGCAACTCGCCACGCGACTGTTCGACCGTATCGGTCGGCACGTTTCGCTGACCGAAGCCGGCCGTGCATTGCTGCCTCGCGCGACGCTGGTCCTCCAGACGCTGGACGATACCCGCCGCGCGCTGAGCAATCTGTCCAGCCAGGTGCAGGGGCGTCTGGTGCTCGGCACCAGTCACCACATCGGGCTGCACCGTCTGCCACCGGTACTGCGCCGCTACACGTCCACCTATCCTGATGTCGCGCTGGATATTCGCTTCCTCGACTCCGAAGTGGCCTACGACCAGGTGCTGCACGGCGACATCGAGCTGGCGGTGATCACCCTGGCCCCTACGCTCGACGAACCTGTCGTCGCCAGGCACATCTGGGACGATCCGCTGGACTTCGTCGTCTCGCCCGAACATCCCCTGGCGGACTCGGGCTCGGTTACGCTCCGCCAGCTGGGTGAATACCCCGCAGTATTTCCCGGGCCCAGCACCTTCACGCACCGCGTCGTCAGCCGTCTGTTCCAGCGGGAGGGGGTCACGCCGCAAATCAGCATGACCACGAACTATCTCGAAACCATAAAGATGATGGTTTCCATCGGCCTGGCCTGGAGCGTGCTCCCGCGAACCATGGTCGACGAACAGGTGAAACCGGTGGCGGTGTCCAACGGCGAAATCAGCCGGCAACTCGGTTGTATCTGGCACAGTGGCCGAACCTTGTCCAACGCCGGACGTGCGCTGGTCGAATTGCTGCAAACCGACGGCTGA